In Chiloscyllium plagiosum isolate BGI_BamShark_2017 chromosome 35, ASM401019v2, whole genome shotgun sequence, a genomic segment contains:
- the LOC122540553 gene encoding 60S ribosomal protein L23a-like has product MAKKETVPVKTVAKSKALKEKKAILKGIHSHRQKKIRTTPTFKRTKTPRLRSKPKYLRKRSRRKMKLDHYAIIKFTLTTESAMKKIEDNNILLFIVDIKARKHQIKQAVKKLYDIDVAKVNTLMTPDSEKQAYV; this is encoded by the coding sequence atggcaaAGAAGGAAACTGTTCCTGTCAAAACTGTGGCTAAATCCAAGGCCTTGAAAGAAAAGAAAGCCATTTTGAAGGGAATTCATAGTCACAGGCAGAAGAAAATTAGGACAACACCTACCTTCAAGAGAACAAAGACACCCAGGCTGAGAAGCAAACCAAAGTATCTGAGAAAACGTTCTCGCAGGAAGATGAAATTGGACCATTATGCTATCATTAAGTTCACTCTGACCACTGAGTCCGCTATGAAGAAAATTGAGGacaacaatattttgcttttcattgtTGACATCAAGGCTAGGAAACACCAGATCAAACAGGCTGTCAAGAAATTATATGATATTGATGTAGCTAAAGTCAACACTCTTATGACGCCCGATAGTGAAAAGCAAGCATATGTCTGA